A section of the Saccharomyces paradoxus strain CBS432 chromosome XII sequence genome encodes:
- the CMG1 gene encoding Cmg1p (similar to YLR271W), translated as MEGNKIKRNREDNTDLEDKVLHKKSKRDSTNDKTADKSLRSIMPKGYKMMENMGYKEGETLGKDRCAIKEPIKVEISTKKQGIRAKKSDSSMVKDMQMSEQEFIKRESETKNNKRLEKIWYRIQKVAFEMMGDSDLYNTGEDPRDFNVLWRSYVIQLNKELTRGGPKDASNDDMETKEVIVPTSEKELEPSPVVKSEKIEHTSSVINCDASIIGSRITEDTELTELNELSIEKRITKLNIFLRSEKYYCFFCGIKYKDEGDLYEHCPGVNEEDHK; from the coding sequence ATGGAGggaaataaaataaaaagaaatcgaGAGGATAACACAGATTTAGAGGATAAAGTACTTCACAAGAAGTCGAAAAGGGATTCGACAAATGACAAAACCGCGGACAAATCACTACGTTCGATCATGCCCAAGGGTTATAAAATGATGGAAAATATGGGCTACAAGGAAGGGGAAACATTAGGTAAGGATAGATGTGCCATAAAAGAACCTATTAAGGTAGAAATTAGCACCAAGAAACAGGGCATTCGTGCAAAAAAGTCTGACTCATCAATGGTGAAGGATATGCAGATGAGTGAACAAGAATTCATAAAACGAGAAAgtgaaacaaaaaacaataaacgattagaaaaaatatggtaTAGGATCCAAAAAGTTGCTTTTGAAATGATGGGTGATTCCGATTTATACAATACGGGCGAAGATCCGAGAGACTTCAACGTACTTTGGAGGTCTTACGTTATACAActaaataaagaattaaCAAGAGGCGGCCCGAAGGATGCCAGTAACGATGATATGGAAACGAAAGAGGTCATAGTACCAACATCAGAGAAAGAGTTAGAGCCTTCGCCTGTCGtcaaaagtgaaaaaattgaacatACCTCCTCAGTAATAAATTGCGATGCTTCAATTATTGGCAGTCGTATCACAGAGGACACGGAACTCACCGAACTGAATGAATTGagcattgaaaaaagaataacaaaattgaatatattcttgAGATCCGAGAAGTACTACTGTTTTTTTTGCGGAATCAAATATAAGGATGAAGGTGATCTTTACGAGCATTGCCCAGGTGTGAATGAAGAGGACCACAAATGA